The DNA window ACTCGCATGTTCATCTGTAACGGTCCACTAGCGGCTGCGAGACGAGAACGCGCATGTGTCCCAGGACGACCCCCTCGTCCATCGAGTGGGCCCGCGTCAGTCTGACCCCCCCTTTGGAATCTCCACCCCCATATTCCCGTATCCACACTCCTCCGCTCAGCATCGGGCACGTCATTCGTACCATCAATTCACTTCCGCGACATGGCTGGCGACATTATCGACCGCAACAACGTGAGGATTGCCAGCGAGCACGGCCGGCCCATGCTCTTTGCCCATGGGTTTGGGTGTGACCAGACCATGTGGCGATACGTGGCCCCACGCTTTGAGGACGACTACCAGGCCGTTCTTTTTGACTACGTAGGGGCAGGCGAGTCGGATCTCAGTGCCTATGATCCCGACCGCTACGATTCGCTGGACGGATACGCGCAGGACGTTCTCGACGTGTGTGAGGCCCTGGACCTGGACGACGTGATCTTTGTTGGGCATTCGGTGAGTACCGTCATCGGCATGCTTGCTGCCATTGAGCAGCCCGACCGCTTCGGGGAACTCGTGCTCATCGGCACGTCGCCGTGTTATCTCAACGACCCGCCCGACTATTACGGCGGTTTCGAGCGGGAGGACCTGGAGGGGCTTTTGGAGATGATGGACAAAAACTACATGGGGTGGGCCGACTATTTTGCCTCCCTTCTCATGCAGCAGGCCGAAGAGGCCGACGACGTGGTCGAGGAGCTCGATCGGAGTTTTTGCTCCACCGATCCCCACATTGCGCGCCAGTTTGCCGAGGTTACGTTCCTGTCCGACTACCGCGACGCCGTGCCGGAGGTGCCGGTCTCGTCCCTCCTCGTGCAGTGCCGAGATGATATTGTCGCTCCGCCCGAGGTGAGCCGATACCTCGAAAAGCACCTGCCGGACACGACGTTGGCCATGCTCGATGCCGCCGGCCACTGTCCGCATCTGAGTCACCCGGCGGCCACAACAGATGCCATCCAAGACTATCTCTCGCCCAACGGGTCGACGTAACGCGACCGTCGATATGGATTCGCTCCTGGACACTGCTCCCTGCGGCTTCGTCTCGTTCACGGACGACGGCACGATTCAGGCCGTCAATCAGACGCTGCTGGGATTTACGGGTCGTTCCCGGACGGAGGTGGAGGGCACACACGTCGAGACGCTGCTCACGTCTGGGGCACAACTCTTCTACCACACGCACCTCTTTCCCCTCCTCAAGATGCAGGGGCACATTGATGAGGTGTATCTGTCCCTTCAAACCCGCACGGGCGATGATCTGAACTGCTTGCTGAACGGGAAGCGAACGCAGCGCGACGGGTGCACCGTGAACGACCTCGTTCTCGTTCCCTTCGAGGAAAGAAACCAGTACGAGGACGAAATCTTGCAGGCCAAACAGGCCGCCGAGCAGGCCAACCGGGCAAAGGATAAGTTTCTGTCGACGGTCTCCCACGAGCTCAAAACGCCCATCAGCACCATTAAAAGCCTGTCTCAGTACCTGGCGATGGGCGTGCGCGGGACGGTGACCGACGAGCAGCGGGACTATCTCCAGCGGATCGAGGATGCGGCCGATTACCTGAGCACGCTGATCGAGGACATTCTCGGTTTTGCCCAGCTAGAGGCGGGCACCGTCGACG is part of the Salinibacter sp. 10B genome and encodes:
- a CDS encoding alpha/beta hydrolase, which encodes MAGDIIDRNNVRIASEHGRPMLFAHGFGCDQTMWRYVAPRFEDDYQAVLFDYVGAGESDLSAYDPDRYDSLDGYAQDVLDVCEALDLDDVIFVGHSVSTVIGMLAAIEQPDRFGELVLIGTSPCYLNDPPDYYGGFEREDLEGLLEMMDKNYMGWADYFASLLMQQAEEADDVVEELDRSFCSTDPHIARQFAEVTFLSDYRDAVPEVPVSSLLVQCRDDIVAPPEVSRYLEKHLPDTTLAMLDAAGHCPHLSHPAATTDAIQDYLSPNGST
- a CDS encoding PAS domain-containing sensor histidine kinase, yielding MDSLLDTAPCGFVSFTDDGTIQAVNQTLLGFTGRSRTEVEGTHVETLLTSGAQLFYHTHLFPLLKMQGHIDEVYLSLQTRTGDDLNCLLNGKRTQRDGCTVNDLVLVPFEERNQYEDEILQAKQAAEQANRAKDKFLSTVSHELKTPISTIKSLSQYLAMGVRGTVTDEQRDYLQRIEDAADYLSTLIEDILGFAQLEAGTVDVTPGPVSMAEVLARAESLVEVRFDEANLTYEPASCPPDLYVQADPDRLQQILLNLLTNAIKFTPAGGTVSMSVDTTEETAQIHVHDTGHGIPQSKQAHIFDPFVQAQEGAGSELDSGVGLGLAISQDLVEAMNGRLAVESVEGEGSTFTVTLPLTAPPHGA